In Sceloporus undulatus isolate JIND9_A2432 ecotype Alabama chromosome 7, SceUnd_v1.1, whole genome shotgun sequence, one DNA window encodes the following:
- the HDX gene encoding highly divergent homeobox isoform X5 — protein MSSKNVVDSGGTPSGTVASTLTMPPEVAVRNVVSIARSQSQQSSWTSSNNDVIVTGIYNPATSAGRLMSTKQTNALMNDMHKNSLPRPPSKSDPEFQRQHIAVARQSPHCKNASLFLGEKTIILSRQTSVLNSANSIYNHTKKSYGGSSVQTAELVLPQKPVLCHRPCRVEQMGCQRLQKPEHPILASRMPSGQRANIRDPSCSTHNLEIREVFSLAVTDQPQRILGGNRQKSLPNSGESNCLSIAMETGDVDDEYAREEELASMGAQIQNYSRLSGTSLRVENPGAGLSGSGRSVSCSSHMVNARDLHDNILYHNRDYRLPPRTSLHTTSSTLYSSSYPSRSNLSSHFAASNQLRLSQNQNNYQISGNLTVPWITGCSRKRALQDRTQFSDRDLATLKKYWDKGMTSLGSVCREKIEAVAVELNVDCEIVRTWIGNRRRKYRLMGIEVPPPRGGPADFSNQSDSSSKSISIPGDDASTDVGDDNDRNDEVSICLSEGSSQEEHSEVLQNEDIGHKERGQTTVSADNMKIEIIDDEESDMISNSEVDQMSSLLDYKNEEVRFIENELEHQKQKYFELQAFTRSLILAIKTDDKEQQQALLADLPPELEEMDFNHASPEPDDTSFSLSSSSEKNALDSF, from the exons ATGAGCAGCAAGAATGTTGTGGACTCTGGAGGAACTCCATCGGGGACTGTTGCCAGCACACTGACGATGCCTCCAGAAGTGGCAGTCCGAAACGTGGTGAGCATTGCTCGCTCCCAGAGCCAACAGTCGTCTTGGACATCCTCCAACAACGATGTCATAGTAACTGGTATATACAATCCAGCCACTTCAGCCGGCAGACTGATGTCTACGAAGCAGACCAACGCACTGATGAATGATATGCATAAAAACTCCCTTCCAAGACCTCCTAGCAAAAGCGACCCCGAATTTCAGCGGCAGCACATTGCAGTCGCACGGCAATCCCCCCACTGTAAAAACGCTTCACTGTTCTTGGGAGAAAAAACAATAATCCTATCGAGACAAACGAGTGTGTTGAATTCCGCGAACTCCATTTATAATCACACTAAGAAAAGCTACGGTGGTTCTTCAGTTCAGACTGCAGAGTTGGTTTTACCTCAGAAGCCTGTGTTGTGCCACAGACCATGCCGAGTGGAGCAGATGGGGTGCCAAAGGTTGCAGAAACCAGAGCATCCAATCCTTGCCTCTCGCATGCCATCTGGGCAAAGGGCTAACATTAGAGATCCTTCCTGCAGCACACACAACTTGGAAATCCGAGAGGTGTTTTCCTTGGCCGTTACAGATCAGCCTCAGAGAATCCTGGGAGGAAACAGACAGAAGTCATTGCCCAATTCAGGAGAAAGCAATTGTTTGTCAATTGCCATGGAAACTGGGGATGTGGACGATGAATACGCTAGAGAAGAAGAGTTGGCATCGATGGGTGCACAGATACAGAATTACTCCAGGCTAAGTGGTACATCCCTCAGAGTCGAGAATCCAGGCGCAGGTCTGTCTGGGTCAGGCAGAAGTGTCAGCTGCAGTTCACACATGGTGAATGCCAGGGACTTGCATGACAATATCCTATATCATAATAGAGACTATCGCTTGCCTCCACGGACCTCCTTACATACAACGTCCAGCACACTGTATAGCAGTTCTTACCCCTCAAGAAGTAACCTTTCTTCTCATTTTGCAGCATCCAATCAACTAAGGTTATCTCAAAACCAAAATAATTACCAG ATTTCAGGAAACCTCACTGTGCCTTGGATTACGGGGTGTTCCCGAAAAAGAGCA CTGCAGGACCGTACACAATTCAGTGACCGGGATTTAGCTACCCTTAAGAAATACTGGGACAAGGGCATGACCAGCCTTGGCTCAGTTTGCAGAGAGAAAATTGAAGCGGTTGCTGTGGAGTTAAATGTTGACTGTGAAATAGTGCGG ACTTGGATTGGGAATCGGAGACGAAAATATCGTctgatgggaattgaagtcccTCCTCCTCGAGGTGGCCCTGCAGATTTTTCCAATCAATCTGATTCCAGCAGTAAGTCAATATCCATTCCAGGAGATGATGCCTCAACTGATGTGGGAGATGATAATGACAGGAATGATGAAGTATCAATCTGCTTATCAGAAGGAAGCTCACAAG AAGAACATAGTGAGGTTCTTCAGAATGAAGACATTGGGCACAAAGAAAGGGGCCAGACTACTGTATCTGCCGATAATATG aAGATAGAAATCATAGATGATGAAGAAAGTGATATGATAAGTAATTCTGAAGTGGATCAAATGAGTTCTCTTCTGGACTATAAA AATGAGGAAGTAAGATTCATTGAAAATGAACTGGAGCAtcaaaaacagaaatattttgaactgCAGGCTTTCACTCGGAGTTTGATACTTGCTATTAAAACGGATGATAAAGAACAGCAACAG GCACTTCTAGCAGATTTACCTCCAGAGTTAGAAGAGATGGACTTCAATCATGCATCTCCAGAACCTGATGATACCTCATTCAGCTTGTCTTCTTCATCAGAGAAAAATGCCTTGGACAGTTTCTGA